A genomic segment from Actinomyces lilanjuaniae encodes:
- a CDS encoding AAA family ATPase, which produces MLLAFSVANYRTFRDEVTLDLTRRSLRTLTPRDGETWEELTWRVAAVYGANASGKSTLLDALRSLYLAVEGSRGVLHQPYLLDEQHPVAPTTYTLDFTRGSQRYRYFVEAHGWGIAHEELWEAERRWKRLFLRTQDRDDPEPTVVPGPSLRGATAEVRRITTSKDLFLALALRYRHASLAPVARSLRSIRPIQHTDIERDARLSWLTEHLAEETAGATQWHDVVDAVAHSADLGILRVELEERDIPHELLARIRLLFTSDDEEPPEIPDELLRQLQHSLVFVHRGTDGKEYRLPLEAQSQGTLTWLATMGPAADALSHGHLLLVDELDASLHPTAVASLVELFKDTDLNRHGAQLVFTTHDASLLGNSPTQPLERGEVWLCEKDDDGSADLYSVADFTGPRQGTNKERQYLAGAFGAVPRVDTSSLRHALTAPSLYREVEG; this is translated from the coding sequence ATGCTGCTCGCCTTCTCGGTTGCTAACTACCGAACCTTCCGTGACGAGGTCACCCTCGACCTCACCCGTCGCAGCCTGCGCACGCTCACTCCCAGGGACGGGGAGACGTGGGAGGAGCTGACCTGGCGGGTCGCGGCCGTCTACGGCGCCAACGCCTCGGGCAAGTCCACCCTGTTGGATGCGCTCCGCTCCCTCTACCTGGCGGTTGAGGGGAGCCGCGGTGTCCTCCACCAGCCCTACCTGCTGGACGAGCAGCACCCCGTTGCCCCGACCACCTACACCCTCGACTTCACCCGAGGGTCCCAGCGCTACAGGTACTTCGTAGAGGCCCACGGCTGGGGCATCGCCCACGAGGAGCTGTGGGAGGCTGAGAGGCGATGGAAGAGACTCTTCCTGCGCACCCAGGACCGTGACGACCCAGAGCCCACAGTTGTCCCCGGGCCGTCCCTGAGGGGGGCCACGGCCGAGGTCCGCCGTATCACCACGTCTAAGGACCTGTTCCTGGCGCTCGCGCTGCGCTACCGCCACGCCTCCCTGGCGCCGGTCGCCCGCTCCCTGAGGTCCATACGCCCCATCCAGCACACCGACATCGAGCGCGACGCACGCCTCAGCTGGCTGACAGAGCACCTGGCCGAGGAGACGGCGGGCGCCACACAGTGGCACGACGTTGTTGATGCTGTCGCCCACAGCGCAGACCTGGGCATCCTGCGCGTCGAACTGGAGGAGCGGGACATCCCTCACGAGCTGCTCGCAAGGATCAGGCTCCTGTTCACCTCTGACGACGAGGAGCCACCGGAGATCCCCGACGAGCTGCTGCGCCAACTCCAGCACTCCCTCGTCTTCGTGCACCGTGGTACCGATGGCAAGGAGTACAGGCTGCCCCTGGAGGCCCAGAGCCAGGGCACGCTCACCTGGCTGGCCACTATGGGGCCGGCCGCCGACGCCCTGAGCCACGGCCACCTTCTCCTCGTCGATGAGCTGGACGCAAGCCTGCACCCGACGGCCGTCGCGTCCCTCGTCGAGCTGTTCAAGGACACCGACCTCAACCGCCACGGCGCCCAACTGGTGTTCACCACCCATGACGCCAGCCTGCTGGGCAACTCCCCCACACAACCGCTGGAGCGCGGTGAGGTGTGGCTGTGCGAGAAGGACGATGACGGCAGCGCTGACCTGTACTCCGTCGCCGACTTCACCGGTCCCCGCCAAGGCACCAACAAGGAACGACAGTACCTAGCTGGCGCCTTTGGCGCCGTGCCTCGAGTAGACACCTCCAGCCTTCGACATGCCCTCACAGCGCCCTCGCTCTACCGGGAGGTCGAGGGCTGA
- a CDS encoding RloB family protein has protein sequence MGPRQPRPHRGRTDRQQRRTVLIVTNGRQTEKMYLDHIKQQVIRRDVSVKTQFINGDPLTLIKELKRPRADLSAYREVWIVVDQDGQDCSKFLRDCRSLSTRTRKVHGVISVPCFEVWLNAHYGPVRNYQNQADAQYHYRELTGLSARQEKLVPRDFPWAEAQAAAQRCFLPSDGLPGLDTQPSRSATTMPHLLHSLRLVDLKN, from the coding sequence ATGGGTCCCAGACAGCCCAGACCGCACAGGGGACGCACAGACCGCCAACAACGTAGGACAGTCCTCATTGTCACCAACGGCCGCCAGACCGAGAAGATGTACCTTGACCACATCAAGCAGCAGGTCATCAGACGGGACGTGTCCGTCAAGACCCAGTTCATCAACGGTGACCCCCTAACACTCATCAAGGAACTCAAAAGACCTCGCGCCGACCTGTCCGCATACCGGGAAGTCTGGATTGTCGTGGACCAGGACGGGCAGGACTGCTCGAAGTTCCTAAGAGACTGCCGGAGCCTGAGCACCCGTACCAGGAAGGTCCACGGCGTCATCTCCGTCCCCTGCTTCGAGGTGTGGCTCAACGCCCACTACGGCCCCGTCCGCAACTACCAGAACCAGGCTGACGCGCAGTACCACTACCGTGAACTCACCGGCCTGTCAGCCAGGCAGGAGAAACTAGTACCTCGCGACTTCCCGTGGGCGGAGGCACAGGCTGCGGCTCAGCGGTGCTTCCTGCCCTCTGACGGGCTGCCGGGTCTCGACACCCAGCCGAGCCGCTCCGCCACCACGATGCCTCACCTGCTGCACAGCCTCAGGCTGGTAGACCTCAAGAACTGA